A window of Hyalangium ruber contains these coding sequences:
- a CDS encoding DUF47 domain-containing protein yields the protein MLQKLMPKSDEFFDDFDAQCAVTVEGAKMLHALLSDYRDVPARVQALKDIEHKGDEVTHTAFNRLHKQFITPFDRTQIHSLLSRIDDVLDLTNAAAARLHYYEIPSSLPDATELARLLVLCTEKVREVVAALRLIKRPDQILAGCKDIKKLESQADEALRSGMGRLFKSGADTLTIIKWKEIYDLIETATDKCNDVANVIEGVVLEHS from the coding sequence ATGCTCCAGAAGTTGATGCCGAAGTCCGACGAGTTCTTCGACGACTTCGACGCGCAGTGCGCGGTGACGGTGGAAGGCGCGAAGATGTTGCACGCGCTGCTCAGTGACTACCGGGACGTGCCCGCGCGGGTGCAGGCGCTCAAGGACATCGAGCACAAGGGCGATGAGGTGACGCACACGGCCTTCAACCGCCTGCACAAGCAGTTCATCACCCCGTTCGACCGCACGCAGATCCACTCGCTGCTCTCGCGCATCGACGACGTGTTGGACCTGACCAACGCGGCGGCGGCGCGGCTGCATTACTACGAGATTCCCTCCAGCCTGCCGGACGCCACGGAGCTGGCGCGGCTGCTGGTGCTGTGTACGGAGAAGGTCCGCGAGGTGGTGGCCGCGCTGCGGCTCATCAAGCGGCCTGATCAGATCCTCGCCGGCTGCAAGGACATCAAGAAGCTGGAGTCGCAGGCGGATGAGGCGCTGCGCTCCGGGATGGGGCGGCTCTTCAAGAGCGGCGCGGATACCCTGACCATCATCAAGTGGAAGGAGATCTACGACCTCATCGAGACGGCGACGGACAAGTGCAACGACGTGGCCAACGTCATCGAGGGCGTGGTCCTGGAGCACTCCTGA
- a CDS encoding sigma-54-dependent transcriptional regulator — protein MSEASRPSVLVVDDKENMLKLFSRILGEAYAVTTAGDGERALALLASREFDVVVTDIQMPGADGFAVLREVKRRAPSTEVVLVTAYASIPKAVEAMREGAYDYLSKPFDPDEVALVVARALARRRQQQETEGLKEKLAAAPDFHGLLGTSAPMRQACAMLAQGAARDFTVLLLGETGTGKELAARAVHAESPRRAGPFVAVNCGALPAELVESELFGHAKGAFTGATAARVGLFEEASGGTLFLDEVGELPLPVQVKLNRALQEKEVRRVGTTTPIKVDARVVAATHRDLQAEVAAGRFREDLYYRLNVFTVRMPPLRERREDLPLLALHFLAKAGRPLEGFTPEALRALTSAPWPGNVRQLENAVARAVAVAQGPRIQLEDLPPELGRSAGGGALPPESLAKLPYREAVDSARDAVSRDYLTALMQEFSGNVTHAADRAGMERESLHRLLKRYGVRSEDFKRSE, from the coding sequence ATGAGCGAAGCGAGCCGGCCGAGCGTCCTGGTGGTGGACGACAAGGAGAACATGCTCAAGCTGTTCTCGCGCATCCTCGGAGAGGCCTACGCGGTGACGACAGCGGGGGACGGGGAGCGGGCGCTCGCGCTGCTGGCCTCGCGCGAGTTCGACGTGGTGGTGACGGACATCCAGATGCCAGGAGCGGACGGCTTCGCGGTGCTGCGCGAGGTGAAGCGGCGCGCGCCGTCCACCGAGGTGGTGCTCGTCACCGCGTACGCCAGCATCCCCAAGGCGGTGGAGGCCATGCGTGAGGGCGCCTACGACTACCTCTCCAAGCCATTCGATCCGGACGAGGTGGCGCTGGTGGTGGCACGGGCGCTGGCCCGGAGGCGGCAGCAACAGGAGACGGAGGGGCTGAAGGAGAAGCTCGCGGCGGCGCCGGACTTCCACGGGCTGCTGGGCACCAGCGCGCCCATGCGGCAGGCGTGCGCGATGCTGGCGCAGGGCGCGGCGCGCGACTTCACGGTGTTGCTGCTGGGCGAGACAGGAACGGGCAAGGAGCTGGCGGCCCGCGCGGTACACGCCGAGAGCCCACGGCGAGCCGGTCCCTTCGTGGCGGTGAACTGCGGGGCGCTGCCAGCGGAGCTGGTGGAGAGCGAGCTGTTCGGCCACGCGAAGGGCGCCTTCACCGGAGCTACGGCGGCGCGGGTGGGGCTCTTCGAGGAGGCCAGCGGCGGCACGCTCTTCCTGGACGAGGTGGGTGAGCTGCCACTGCCGGTGCAGGTGAAGCTCAACCGCGCGCTGCAGGAGAAGGAGGTACGGCGCGTGGGCACCACCACGCCCATCAAGGTGGACGCACGCGTGGTGGCGGCCACCCACCGGGACCTCCAGGCGGAGGTGGCCGCCGGGCGCTTCCGCGAGGACCTCTACTACCGGCTCAACGTCTTCACCGTGCGCATGCCCCCGTTGCGCGAGCGGCGCGAGGACCTGCCGCTGCTGGCGCTGCACTTCCTCGCCAAGGCCGGACGTCCGCTGGAGGGCTTCACGCCCGAGGCACTGCGCGCCCTCACGAGCGCTCCGTGGCCGGGCAACGTGCGGCAATTGGAGAACGCGGTGGCGCGAGCGGTGGCGGTGGCCCAGGGCCCGCGCATTCAGCTCGAGGACCTGCCGCCGGAGCTGGGGCGCTCCGCTGGAGGCGGGGCCCTGCCGCCCGAGAGCCTGGCGAAGCTGCCCTACCGGGAGGCGGTGGACAGCGCCCGCGACGCCGTGTCCCGCGACTACCTCACGGCCCTCATGCAGGAGTTCAGCGGCAACGTCACCCACGCGGCCGATCGCGCCGGAATGGAGCGCGAGAGCCTGCACCGGCTCCTCAAGCGCTATGGGGTGCGCTCCGAGGACTTCAAACGCTCGGAATGA
- a CDS encoding M15 family metallopeptidase has translation MTTVSATRTQATSLSATSSQPTLRNGSKGAAVTQLQNLLRNKGYNISADGDFGPKTEAAVKKFQSSKGLVADGVVGPKTWAALKGGAVSNPGTPAGSKQVTAYVQGKPSTITVVPVGNGKYMRADAAKNFMAMQKAAKAAGINLTATSGFRSMEEQKVLYQKYLNGTGNLAAKPGYSNHQNGISMDIGGIGGYNTKAYNWLKNNAAKYGFKNDVAGEHWHWTYKGGGVA, from the coding sequence ATGACCACCGTTAGCGCGACGCGCACCCAGGCCACGAGCCTCTCCGCCACCAGCAGCCAGCCCACGCTCCGCAATGGCTCGAAGGGCGCGGCGGTGACGCAGCTGCAGAACCTGCTGCGCAACAAGGGCTACAACATCTCGGCCGACGGGGACTTTGGTCCGAAGACCGAGGCGGCGGTGAAGAAGTTCCAGAGCTCCAAGGGCCTGGTGGCTGACGGCGTCGTCGGGCCGAAGACGTGGGCGGCGCTCAAGGGCGGCGCGGTGTCCAACCCGGGCACCCCGGCGGGCTCCAAGCAGGTGACGGCGTACGTGCAGGGCAAGCCCTCCACCATCACCGTGGTGCCGGTGGGCAACGGCAAGTACATGCGCGCCGACGCGGCGAAGAACTTCATGGCCATGCAGAAGGCGGCCAAGGCGGCCGGCATCAACCTGACGGCCACCAGCGGCTTCCGCTCCATGGAGGAGCAGAAGGTCCTCTATCAGAAGTACCTCAACGGCACGGGCAACCTGGCGGCCAAGCCCGGCTACTCCAACCACCAGAACGGTATCTCCATGGATATCGGCGGCATCGGGGGCTACAACACCAAGGCTTACAACTGGCTGAAGAACAACGCGGCCAAGTACGGCTTCAAGAACGACGTGGCCGGTGAGCACTGGCACTGGACGTACAAGGGCGGTGGCGTGGCGTAA